A genomic segment from Solibacillus sp. FSL H8-0538 encodes:
- the tnpA gene encoding IS200/IS605 family transposase, with translation MDNKSLAHTTWNCKYYIVFAPKYRRQIIYGHIKADVGRILRQLCERKGVEIIEATACPDHIHMLVRIPPKLSVSSFVGYLKGKSSLMIFDRHANLKYKYGNRKFWCRGYYVDTVGRNKKVIQEYIKNQLQEDILEDQMTMKEFTDPFTGEEIKRSKR, from the coding sequence TTGGATAACAAAAGTTTAGCACATACAACATGGAATTGTAAGTATTACATTGTTTTCGCGCCAAAGTACAGAAGACAGATAATCTATGGTCATATAAAAGCAGATGTAGGGAGAATTCTACGTCAGTTATGTGAGCGAAAAGGTGTAGAAATTATTGAAGCCACAGCGTGTCCTGACCATATACATATGTTGGTTAGAATCCCGCCGAAATTGAGTGTTTCATCATTCGTAGGATATTTAAAAGGGAAGAGTAGTTTGATGATTTTTGATCGTCATGCGAATTTGAAATATAAATACGGGAACCGAAAATTTTGGTGTAGAGGATATTATGTGGACACAGTGGGACGCAATAAAAAAGTAATTCAAGAATATATCAAAAATCAGTTACAAGAAGATATCCTGGAAGATCAAATGACGATGAAAGAATTTACAGATCCATTCACAGGAGAAGAAATAAAGCGAAGTAAAAGATAA
- a CDS encoding sigma-54 interaction domain-containing protein, whose amino-acid sequence MDLQQLLLQQYDGVVITDLAGIISDFFVTPSSFLYEGKMLYSLQELELRIFEEEIFPLISTKEKQYFYQRTKMGIGVMTTVFTVDDSLAFAYKKIVDNAQTSTYIPSISSDFPFVVNSPSMYEVYKTLMKTSKTGVTVLLLGESGVGKEMAARKIHKLGVRKNGPFVAINCGAIPDNLIENELFGHVEGAYTGALKGGSIGKFRQAEKGVLFLDEIGELPLPMQVKILRVLQERIVTPIGSSKSYPIDVQIVSATNQNLAQLVKEGKFREDLYYRLNIVPIHIPALRDRVQEIPSLIAHFIRKYNEKYGLNVVFSNDVIDFLCVQEWKGNVRELENSIERLVVLADEEVVTSNDVAQLLKAEECSVSVYTHFSQVIPLKEAFDLVEAELIEMAMERYKSTTLAASVLGISQPTMSRKLQKLRENQTILPHKKRAVLEEQLDKRLRSIAVVTAVIIPIKQVLQVIDEDSDETREVLSAKLTELQRLEGAIHWVYIFKKDTEGQFVNVACCDDFIIEIGKAYNGPLEVMDVANEAMKGKVGVTSVYEDQYGKWKTCFAPLMGEDGTIQAIIGYDYSNAYIMAELDRLGRQLNVKV is encoded by the coding sequence ATGGATTTACAACAACTATTGTTACAGCAGTATGATGGTGTGGTAATTACAGATTTGGCAGGTATAATAAGTGATTTTTTCGTAACACCGAGTAGCTTTTTATATGAAGGGAAAATGCTATATTCACTTCAAGAGCTCGAGTTACGTATTTTCGAAGAGGAAATCTTCCCTTTAATTTCTACTAAGGAGAAACAATATTTTTATCAACGAACAAAAATGGGAATAGGAGTAATGACAACGGTTTTTACGGTTGATGATTCTCTAGCGTTTGCATATAAAAAAATTGTCGATAACGCCCAAACTTCAACATACATACCTTCTATTTCAAGTGATTTTCCTTTTGTTGTTAATAGTCCTTCAATGTATGAAGTGTATAAAACGCTTATGAAAACAAGCAAAACGGGTGTTACGGTTTTACTTTTAGGAGAGTCAGGGGTAGGAAAGGAGATGGCGGCTCGTAAAATCCATAAGTTAGGCGTACGCAAGAATGGTCCCTTTGTTGCGATTAACTGTGGAGCTATTCCGGATAATTTAATTGAAAATGAATTATTTGGGCATGTAGAGGGTGCTTATACGGGCGCATTAAAAGGCGGAAGTATCGGAAAATTCAGACAAGCAGAAAAGGGAGTTTTATTTTTAGATGAAATTGGTGAATTACCATTGCCTATGCAGGTAAAGATACTCCGTGTCCTACAAGAGCGTATTGTAACGCCAATTGGAAGTTCCAAGTCGTATCCAATCGATGTACAAATTGTATCTGCAACCAATCAAAATTTAGCGCAACTAGTCAAAGAAGGGAAGTTTCGGGAGGATCTATACTATCGCTTAAATATTGTACCGATTCATATACCGGCGCTTCGTGACCGTGTACAAGAAATTCCATCTTTAATCGCTCATTTTATCCGTAAATACAATGAAAAATATGGATTAAATGTGGTGTTTAGTAATGATGTAATTGATTTTTTATGTGTGCAGGAATGGAAAGGGAATGTACGAGAGCTTGAAAATAGTATTGAGCGTCTAGTTGTGTTAGCTGATGAAGAAGTGGTAACAAGTAACGATGTGGCACAATTACTAAAAGCTGAAGAGTGCTCAGTTTCGGTATATACTCATTTTTCACAAGTAATTCCTTTAAAAGAAGCCTTCGATTTGGTTGAAGCAGAACTCATTGAAATGGCTATGGAACGTTATAAATCAACTACATTGGCAGCGAGTGTACTAGGTATTAGCCAACCAACGATGAGTCGTAAGCTACAAAAACTTCGTGAGAATCAAACTATTTTACCGCACAAAAAGCGTGCGGTATTAGAAGAACAGCTAGATAAAAGATTGCGTTCGATTGCAGTAGTAACAGCAGTGATAATCCCTATAAAACAGGTCCTGCAAGTGATAGATGAGGACTCAGATGAGACAAGGGAGGTATTATCTGCAAAGTTGACGGAACTTCAACGTCTTGAAGGGGCCATTCACTGGGTGTATATCTTTAAGAAGGATACAGAGGGACAATTCGTTAATGTTGCGTGTTGTGACGATTTTATCATTGAGATAGGTAAAGCATATAATGGACCGTTAGAAGTAATGGATGTGGCTAACGAAGCAATGAAAGGGAAGGTCGGAGTGACATCTGTTTATGAGGATCAATATGGTAAGTGGAAAACCTGCTTTGCGCCACTGATGGGAGAAGACGGTACTATACAAGCGATAATTGGCTACGATTATAGTAATGCATATATTATGGCTGAGCTTGATCGCCTTGGACGACAATTAAACGTCAAAGTATAA
- a CDS encoding GNAT family N-acetyltransferase, which yields MKFRLKDGNEVTIKEATKEYAQHMIDFYNIVGGETDFLSFGKNEFKRNKEEYKEFIESTRLEQNSIILLATINDEIISIASINSSQKDRMKHVGTLGIVISEQFTGLGLGRKMMEQMIQWASSNGITNKISLVTREDNVLAIKLYEKLGFEKEGLIKKDNLINGIYYNTILMGLFI from the coding sequence ATGAAATTTCGTTTAAAAGATGGAAATGAAGTAACGATAAAAGAGGCGACTAAAGAATACGCCCAACATATGATCGATTTCTATAATATCGTGGGTGGAGAAACTGATTTTCTTTCATTCGGAAAAAATGAATTTAAACGCAATAAAGAGGAATATAAAGAGTTTATAGAATCTACACGCCTGGAACAAAACTCCATCATATTACTTGCAACCATAAATGATGAAATTATTAGTATAGCATCCATTAATTCTAGCCAGAAGGACAGAATGAAACATGTAGGTACATTAGGAATCGTTATTAGCGAACAGTTTACTGGACTAGGCTTAGGCAGAAAAATGATGGAACAAATGATCCAGTGGGCATCCTCAAATGGGATAACTAACAAAATTAGTCTCGTAACTAGAGAAGATAATGTTCTAGCCATTAAATTGTACGAAAAGCTCGGGTTTGAAAAAGAAGGCCTCATTAAAAAAGACAATTTAATTAATGGAATTTATTACAACACGATTTTGATGGGATTATTTATTTAG
- a CDS encoding tryptophanase → MKFMTAEPFRIKMVERIKKTTKEERQGWLKEANYNAFKIKAENVYIDCLTDSGTSAMSSEQWSALMLGDESYAGSKSFYKLEESVQDIFGMPYVQPTHQGRAADYIMAKLYAKEGKYAIGNMHFDTFRGNAEVLGAIPVDYVIDEGKDTASAAHPFKGNIDINKIENLIEEKGSEQISVVIITVTCNNNGGQPVSMQNIREVSALAGRYNIPVVIDSARLAENAYFIQQREDGYKNKSIKEITREMFSYCETATMSSKKDGLVNIGGLFVTRDEEVLQMAQQLAIVHEGFITYGGLTGRDLEALAVGLQEGCDQQYLEYRINQVKYLGDRLEEKGVPIVKPTGGHGVYVDGRRFFPHIPQHEFPSQRLVVALYEEAGVRAVELGACAFGSKDPVTQEPIWPDVETMRIGISRRVYTNSHMDVIANALGEIYKNRNEYKGMKLVYEGPITSLRHFTAGFELL, encoded by the coding sequence ATGAAATTTATGACAGCAGAACCATTTCGAATAAAGATGGTAGAGAGAATAAAGAAGACTACTAAGGAGGAACGCCAAGGGTGGTTAAAGGAGGCAAACTACAATGCGTTTAAAATAAAGGCTGAAAATGTATATATTGATTGTTTAACAGACAGTGGAACATCTGCCATGAGTAGCGAGCAGTGGTCCGCATTAATGTTGGGAGACGAATCTTACGCTGGAAGTAAAAGTTTTTACAAATTAGAAGAGTCTGTTCAAGATATATTTGGTATGCCATATGTACAGCCAACTCACCAGGGAAGAGCTGCGGATTATATAATGGCCAAGTTGTATGCCAAAGAAGGAAAATATGCAATTGGTAATATGCATTTTGATACGTTTAGAGGGAATGCAGAAGTATTAGGGGCAATTCCAGTTGACTATGTGATTGACGAAGGGAAAGATACTGCAAGTGCTGCTCACCCATTTAAAGGAAACATCGATATTAATAAAATAGAAAATTTAATTGAAGAAAAAGGAAGCGAGCAAATTTCGGTTGTCATTATAACGGTTACTTGTAATAACAACGGTGGACAGCCCGTTTCCATGCAAAATATTAGAGAAGTGAGTGCATTAGCAGGAAGATATAATATTCCTGTTGTAATAGATAGTGCGCGTTTAGCAGAGAACGCTTACTTTATTCAACAAAGAGAAGATGGATATAAAAATAAGTCAATTAAAGAGATTACAAGGGAAATGTTTTCGTATTGTGAGACGGCTACAATGAGTTCAAAAAAAGATGGTCTAGTTAATATTGGGGGTCTCTTTGTTACAAGGGATGAAGAAGTTCTTCAAATGGCACAGCAATTAGCGATTGTACATGAAGGATTTATCACATATGGCGGATTAACAGGGCGAGATTTAGAGGCGCTTGCAGTTGGGTTGCAAGAGGGATGCGATCAGCAATATTTAGAGTATCGTATTAACCAGGTGAAATACCTTGGAGATCGGCTTGAAGAAAAGGGTGTTCCTATTGTAAAACCAACTGGAGGACACGGAGTTTATGTTGATGGTAGAAGGTTTTTCCCGCATATTCCACAACACGAATTTCCTTCTCAACGTCTCGTTGTAGCTCTTTATGAAGAAGCCGGAGTTCGTGCTGTCGAATTAGGTGCGTGTGCATTTGGCTCAAAAGATCCCGTTACTCAAGAACCTATATGGCCTGACGTAGAAACGATGAGAATAGGTATCTCAAGAAGAGTATATACAAATAGTCATATGGATGTTATAGCTAATGCTTTAGGTGAGATATACAAAAATCGAAATGAATATAAAGGAATGAAACTTGTATATGAAGGACCAATTACGTCTTTAAGACACTTTACTGCTGGATTTGAATTACTTTGA
- a CDS encoding phage tail protein, whose product MAEPFLGEIKLFSYPFAPRGWALCEGQVLQINQNQALYAVLGTTYGGDGRQTFALPDLRGRTPVHFGGSITLGQSAGDEQHTLTINEMPNHYHSALASSDPATKKAATGNVWGQMTTNTYSIQSNTNMRADALSTAGGGQPHNNMQPYLVLNYCIAISGIYPIQNY is encoded by the coding sequence ATGGCTGAACCATTTTTAGGGGAAATCAAACTATTCTCATATCCATTCGCGCCAAGAGGCTGGGCACTTTGTGAAGGGCAGGTTTTACAAATCAATCAAAACCAAGCGCTATACGCCGTATTAGGGACAACTTATGGCGGAGATGGGAGACAAACATTTGCCTTACCTGACTTACGTGGACGTACACCCGTACATTTTGGCGGGTCCATTACACTTGGTCAATCGGCAGGAGATGAACAACATACGTTAACAATAAATGAAATGCCCAATCATTATCATAGTGCGTTGGCTTCGTCTGATCCAGCAACAAAAAAAGCAGCAACAGGAAATGTATGGGGTCAAATGACTACTAATACGTATTCAATACAATCGAATACCAATATGCGTGCTGATGCTTTATCGACAGCAGGAGGAGGTCAACCGCATAATAACATGCAGCCGTACCTGGTATTAAATTACTGTATTGCAATTTCGGGGATTTACCCTA
- the tnpB gene encoding IS66 family insertion sequence element accessory protein TnpB (TnpB, as the term is used for proteins encoded by IS66 family insertion elements, is considered an accessory protein, since TnpC, encoded by a neighboring gene, is a DDE family transposase.): MFTNLRMDQVFIACGPTDLRKSVDGLAAIVQESFQLDPFSSHLFVFCNRKKDKLKILHWDYNGFWLFYRRLEEGVFDWPNEATSPLKISGRQFKWLLEGLPMSQKSAHMQVSAKVVI, from the coding sequence ATGTTCACTAATCTGAGAATGGATCAAGTATTTATCGCTTGTGGACCAACTGATTTACGAAAATCAGTGGATGGTCTCGCTGCGATTGTACAAGAAAGCTTTCAGCTTGATCCATTTTCGTCTCACCTTTTTGTTTTCTGTAATCGAAAAAAAGATAAATTGAAAATTCTTCATTGGGATTACAATGGCTTTTGGCTATTTTATCGTCGACTAGAAGAAGGTGTATTTGATTGGCCAAATGAAGCAACTTCTCCATTGAAGATTTCAGGACGACAGTTTAAATGGTTACTAGAAGGGTTACCTATGAGTCAAAAATCAGCACATATGCAGGTTTCTGCTAAAGTTGTCATTTGA
- a CDS encoding S-layer homology domain-containing protein: MKKILTFISGLALACSLPLGAAANTKQFSDVSTQYFAEAVYDLAERNIIGGYADGTFKPGNTITRGQAAAIIVKMLKLDTSNVKNPGFKDVSTNNGYYKAIATLAQKGIIGGYSDGRYGPNDPIKRGQMASIIEETQVNWM; this comes from the coding sequence ATGAAGAAAATACTTACGTTCATTAGTGGGCTTGCACTGGCATGTAGCTTGCCTTTAGGCGCTGCAGCAAACACAAAGCAATTTTCAGACGTATCAACACAATACTTTGCCGAGGCTGTTTATGATTTAGCTGAGCGTAATATTATTGGCGGCTATGCAGATGGGACGTTTAAGCCTGGAAACACGATTACACGTGGACAGGCCGCAGCAATTATTGTAAAAATGCTCAAGCTTGATACATCCAATGTAAAAAATCCAGGCTTTAAAGATGTCTCAACAAACAATGGCTATTATAAGGCGATTGCAACACTTGCACAAAAAGGCATTATTGGCGGCTACAGTGATGGACGCTACGGGCCAAATGATCCGATTAAACGTGGCCAAATGGCATCAATTATAGAAGAAACTCAAGTAAATTGGATGTGA
- a CDS encoding phage tail protein: MSEHYVGEIRLFSGNYAPEGWALCNGQLLNITENAMLYSLIGTTYGGDGVTNFAIPNLCGRIGISQGKLETKGKEYLLGQIGGEETVTLTETMLPNHTHRVSASNTTGTQNDPTNAFWAVGNQQYSTEASTDQMNANLIASVGGNQPHTNVMPFLSISYIIALNGYYPTRP; the protein is encoded by the coding sequence ATGAGTGAACACTATGTAGGTGAAATTCGTTTGTTCTCAGGAAACTATGCTCCTGAAGGATGGGCGCTATGCAATGGGCAATTGTTGAACATTACAGAAAATGCAATGCTGTATAGCTTAATAGGAACGACATATGGTGGGGATGGTGTAACGAATTTTGCTATACCCAATTTATGTGGAAGAATCGGTATTTCTCAAGGAAAACTAGAAACAAAAGGGAAAGAATATTTACTTGGGCAAATAGGTGGGGAAGAAACCGTCACGCTTACAGAAACGATGCTACCGAATCATACGCACCGTGTGTCTGCTTCTAATACAACAGGTACACAAAATGACCCAACTAATGCTTTTTGGGCAGTGGGCAATCAGCAATACTCCACCGAAGCATCGACGGATCAGATGAATGCCAATTTAATTGCAAGTGTGGGAGGTAACCAGCCTCATACTAATGTAATGCCATTTCTTAGTATCAGTTACATAATCGCTTTGAATGGTTACTACCCAACAAGACCCTAG
- a CDS encoding APC family permease, giving the protein MQETLIPKSNESITGIDAITVVHDSDSEQLASLGYESEFSRDMSPWANFSLGFTYLSPVVGIYTLFAFALATGGPPMIWSLFIVGFGQLLVALVFGEVVAQYPVAGGVYPWSRRLWGRKWAWMTGWVYLMAILTTISSVAYGAGPFLAQVLGFESSINTTILCALAILVLSTVINFLGTKFLAAAAILGFAAELIGALIVGGWLLLTERHQNLSVLFDSFGAQSGNSYFYAFAAAGLIGIFQYYGFEACGDVAEEVKNPGVLIPKAMRRTIYIGGAAATFVCLALILAVADIPAVISGKDASPVDTILLQAFGPVGSKAVLIIVLISFLSCVMSLQAAASRLAYSYGRDDMIIGSKYLKKFSAIRRVPPYALILAAFIPAIIVIGSKVSEDALTKIISFAAFGMYLGFQMVVLAALRARLKGWKPSGKYQLGKWGLIVNIAALVYGVIAMINMCWPRTPGVPWYDNYIVLVSGIIVVGIGLIYMAVHRSYDSSDAPYGDAISKK; this is encoded by the coding sequence ATGCAAGAAACTTTAATCCCAAAAAGTAATGAATCTATAACGGGTATCGACGCTATAACAGTAGTCCATGATAGTGATAGTGAACAACTGGCATCGCTAGGATATGAATCTGAATTTAGTCGTGACATGAGCCCGTGGGCAAACTTTTCCCTTGGCTTTACGTATCTTTCCCCGGTAGTAGGTATTTACACGCTGTTTGCATTTGCGCTTGCGACAGGTGGTCCGCCAATGATTTGGAGTTTATTCATTGTTGGATTTGGACAATTATTAGTGGCACTTGTTTTCGGTGAAGTCGTAGCACAGTACCCTGTTGCCGGTGGCGTATATCCATGGTCACGTAGATTATGGGGACGTAAGTGGGCGTGGATGACAGGATGGGTATACTTAATGGCAATCTTGACAACCATTTCTAGTGTAGCGTACGGCGCTGGACCATTTCTTGCACAAGTATTAGGGTTTGAATCATCGATCAACACAACGATTCTTTGTGCATTGGCTATTCTTGTATTATCGACGGTCATTAATTTCCTTGGGACAAAGTTTCTTGCAGCTGCAGCCATTCTTGGTTTTGCTGCGGAGCTAATCGGTGCGTTAATCGTTGGAGGTTGGTTACTTCTTACAGAAAGACACCAAAATTTAAGCGTTTTATTTGATTCTTTCGGTGCACAAAGCGGAAATAGTTACTTTTATGCTTTTGCAGCTGCCGGATTAATCGGGATTTTCCAATACTATGGTTTTGAGGCATGTGGGGACGTTGCAGAGGAAGTAAAAAACCCAGGCGTTCTTATTCCAAAAGCAATGCGTCGGACAATTTATATTGGCGGTGCGGCAGCAACTTTTGTGTGCCTTGCACTAATCCTCGCAGTGGCAGATATTCCAGCCGTAATTTCCGGTAAGGATGCATCGCCAGTGGATACAATTTTACTACAAGCCTTTGGTCCTGTTGGTTCGAAAGCGGTATTAATTATTGTTTTAATTTCCTTCCTTTCTTGTGTAATGAGTTTACAAGCGGCAGCGAGCCGACTTGCTTATTCATATGGTCGTGATGACATGATTATCGGTAGTAAATATTTAAAGAAATTTTCAGCGATTCGTCGTGTGCCACCGTATGCATTAATTTTGGCAGCGTTCATTCCAGCAATTATTGTAATTGGATCAAAAGTATCTGAAGATGCCCTAACAAAAATCATAAGCTTTGCAGCATTCGGTATGTACCTTGGCTTCCAAATGGTAGTGCTTGCAGCGCTACGTGCACGATTAAAAGGCTGGAAACCAAGCGGGAAATATCAATTAGGTAAATGGGGACTTATTGTCAATATTGCGGCCCTTGTATACGGTGTCATTGCCATGATTAATATGTGCTGGCCAAGAACGCCAGGTGTACCTTGGTATGATAACTATATCGTTCTAGTTTCAGGTATAATTGTTGTGGGCATTGGATTAATTTATATGGCCGTTCATCGTAGCTATGATAGTAGTGATGCACCTTATGGTGATGCGATTTCGAAAAAATAA
- a CDS encoding GNAT family N-acetyltransferase, producing the protein MLEIVEDLRQEDVFHYELFVSTRIHEFMGLPLPKQQIQSLLRLQYEAQTIAYECQFPQAKHELVYVGGICIGRMITDIQSDSIHLVDISLFPQYRGNGYGTEVMKGLQNFSMERGLPITLQVFQGNPAQHLYERCGFYMTAELGPYIAMRWNPDYS; encoded by the coding sequence ATGTTAGAAATAGTAGAAGATCTAAGGCAAGAAGACGTTTTTCACTACGAGCTATTTGTCTCCACGCGCATTCATGAATTTATGGGATTACCGTTGCCCAAGCAGCAAATACAGTCACTGCTCCGCCTGCAATATGAGGCACAAACAATTGCTTATGAATGTCAATTTCCACAAGCCAAACATGAGTTAGTTTATGTCGGAGGGATCTGTATCGGCAGGATGATTACGGATATCCAAAGCGATAGCATTCATTTAGTGGATATCTCGCTGTTTCCTCAATACCGCGGGAATGGGTATGGGACGGAAGTAATGAAAGGACTTCAAAACTTTTCTATGGAAAGAGGGCTTCCTATCACGCTACAGGTTTTTCAAGGAAATCCTGCGCAGCACTTATATGAGCGATGTGGATTTTATATGACAGCAGAATTAGGTCCTTATATTGCGATGCGATGGAACCCGGATTATTCGTGA
- a CDS encoding HepT-like ribonuclease domain-containing protein, producing the protein MDADLTKTMMNMVGFHNSAVHDYEALELSILEAILEKHMADFKEFTKE; encoded by the coding sequence ATTGATGCAGATTTGACAAAAACAATGATGAACATGGTCGGCTTCCACAATAGTGCAGTACATGATTATGAAGCGTTAGAGCTTAGTATTTTAGAAGCGATTTTGGAGAAGCATATGGCTGATTTTAAGGAATTTACAAAAGAATGA
- a CDS encoding alpha/beta family hydrolase, translating into MKVTSKETPKKIKYTYIENNSKTICFMLSGSNYLYDKPLMYYSKMEMLQNNFDVVQVHYSYEPTLFEKDVEYFRNVIIEEVDSVIEEVLATREYKEIIFLGKSLGTIPISFKYANNNTSQNTKLVLFTPLLKIDGLYENIMRSSNEILMIIGTNDGHYEPNKIREIQMKPNFTLIEIARANHSLDVEPINTTESLKAMTKVNDALHYFIINE; encoded by the coding sequence ATGAAAGTAACCAGTAAAGAAACACCCAAAAAAATTAAATATACGTATATTGAAAATAATTCTAAAACAATTTGTTTTATGTTATCGGGTTCAAATTATTTATATGACAAACCGTTAATGTATTATTCAAAAATGGAAATGCTTCAAAATAATTTCGATGTTGTTCAAGTTCATTATTCTTATGAACCTACATTATTTGAGAAAGATGTGGAGTATTTTAGAAACGTAATAATTGAAGAGGTAGATTCTGTAATTGAAGAGGTTCTTGCTACAAGGGAATATAAAGAAATTATATTCTTAGGAAAATCTTTAGGGACAATTCCAATTAGTTTTAAATATGCAAATAATAATACTTCACAAAATACTAAATTAGTATTGTTTACACCTTTACTAAAAATTGACGGTTTATATGAAAATATAATGCGAAGTTCGAATGAAATTTTAATGATAATTGGTACAAATGATGGTCATTATGAACCTAATAAAATTAGGGAAATTCAAATGAAGCCTAATTTTACTTTAATTGAAATAGCCCGTGCTAATCATTCTTTAGATGTTGAACCAATCAACACAACCGAATCCTTAAAAGCTATGACAAAAGTAAACGACGCACTACATTACTTTATTATCAATGAATAA
- a CDS encoding YjcZ family sporulation protein gives MGYTGYVGNNNNYCGGNNNGSTFVLIVVLFILLIIVGATLMHTKY, from the coding sequence ATGGGATACACTGGATATGTAGGTAATAATAATAATTACTGCGGAGGCAATAACAATGGTTCAACATTCGTTCTAATCGTTGTACTATTCATTCTTTTAATTATTGTCGGCGCTACTTTAATGCATACAAAGTATTAA
- the tnpA gene encoding IS66 family insertion sequence element accessory protein TnpA — protein MKRSERRLLWQSRIQAFQTSGESNVANWCAKQDVPVKSMYQWLRKSRTQTTQPAQWLPVVIQETAAPETIPITIKLNGISIECPSDFEEAALSKILQVVQNHVH, from the coding sequence ATGAAAAGATCAGAACGTCGCCTTTTATGGCAGTCTCGTATTCAAGCTTTTCAAACGAGTGGTGAATCAAACGTTGCCAATTGGTGCGCTAAACAGGATGTCCCTGTTAAAAGTATGTATCAGTGGTTACGTAAATCACGTACGCAAACAACACAGCCAGCACAATGGTTACCTGTTGTCATTCAAGAAACCGCTGCGCCCGAGACCATTCCCATTACGATAAAACTGAATGGTATTTCCATTGAATGTCCGTCTGACTTTGAAGAAGCTGCTTTGAGTAAAATTCTTCAGGTCGTACAAAATCATGTTCACTAA
- a CDS encoding MepB family protein yields the protein MNNFFTALTYVNKMIYESNHLTVKSIQEEKQNSKYGAGTFQLSSKTVRFRVSNITPTKVGQFVAFWEKYENNQNQPYLFEEAPDLLVITTFKNENEFGQFIFPKEILLKQNILRSSSTKGKMAIRVYPSWDSPSSKQAMKTQKWQLPYFVDMCNPNKLPLEKVIELYSL from the coding sequence ATGAATAATTTTTTTACAGCATTAACTTATGTAAATAAAATGATTTATGAGTCGAATCACTTAACTGTAAAGTCAATTCAAGAAGAAAAGCAAAATTCTAAGTATGGTGCTGGTACATTTCAATTATCTTCTAAAACAGTTCGATTCAGAGTTTCGAATATAACCCCTACCAAAGTAGGGCAGTTTGTTGCATTTTGGGAAAAGTACGAAAATAATCAAAATCAACCTTACTTATTTGAGGAAGCCCCTGATTTATTAGTTATAACTACCTTTAAAAATGAAAATGAGTTTGGGCAATTTATTTTTCCAAAAGAAATTCTTTTAAAACAGAACATTCTTAGGTCTTCTTCAACAAAGGGCAAAATGGCAATAAGAGTTTATCCTAGCTGGGATAGTCCGAGTAGTAAACAAGCGATGAAAACTCAAAAATGGCAGTTACCTTATTTTGTTGATATGTGTAATCCGAATAAATTACCCTTAGAAAAAGTAATAGAACTGTATTCTCTTTAA